The sequence below is a genomic window from Oscillospiraceae bacterium.
CAATCACCATCTGAAAGTTTTTCCCTTGTAATTCAAAGCAAAATAGAATACAATATTAGAACGAATGAAAAGAAGCCAGCACCGCTTTTGCGCGCTGAATCCCCGATAGAAAGGAAGGGTCCTTTATGAAGCTGCAAACCGAAAAGGGTGAGATCCGCATCAGCAGCGAGGTTTTCACCAATATCACCGGCGCCGCGGCCACCAACTGCTATGGCGTGAAGGGCATGGCCCTGCGGTCCAAGACCGACGGCCTGGTCCATCTGCTGCGGCGGGAATCCATGGCCAAGGGCGTGAAGGTCACTTATAACGACGACGCCACCGTGTCCATCGAGCTGCACATCATCGTGGACAACGGCGTCAACCTCATGGCGGTCAGCCGTTCCATCATGAGCGAGGTGCGCTACAACGTCAGCCGCACCACCGGGGTCGAGGTCCGCAACGTGGACGTCTGCGTTGACTCCATGGTTATCGGGTAGTACCCCGTCACCCATTGAAAGGAAGGAACATTCATGAGAGAAACCATTGACGGGGCGTCGTTTGCACAGATGGTCGTCCACGCGGCGGCTTCCATCAATATGCACAAGCAGCAGATCAACGAGCTCAACGTCTTCCCGGTCCCCGACGGGGATACCGGCACCAATATGAGCCTGACCATCTCCACCGCCTCCGCCGAGGTGCGCAAGAAGCCCCAGAAGACCGTGGGCGAGGCCGCCCACACCACCGCCTCCGCCCTGCTGCGGGGGGCCCGGGGCAACTCCGGCGTCATCCTCTCCCTGCTGTTCCGCGGCTTCGCCAAGGCCGTGAAGGACAAGGACACCATCGACGGCCGGGATCTGGCCATCGCCCTGGACTTCGGCGTGGCCGCCGCCTACAAGGCGGTGATGAAGCCCGCCGAGGGCACCATCCTAACCGTCTCCCGCCTGGCGGCCGCCCAGGCCGCCGCCACCGCCCGGGAGAACAACGCCGCCGAGGCCGTGCTGGAGGCCGCCATCGCCGAGGGCTACGTGGCCCTGGATGACACCATCAACCAGAACCCGGTGCTCAAGAAGGCCGGCGTGGTGGACGCGGGCGGCAAGGGTTTCCTCATTATTCTGGAGGGTATGCTCGCCTCCCTGCGGGGCGAGGCCGTGCCCGAGGGCGGCGAGGAGGCGGCCGCGCCCAAGGCGCGGGCCGACTTCGAGACCTTCGCCACCGAGGACATCAAGTTCGGCTACTGCACCGAGTTCATCTGCTCCCGGGACAGCAAGAAGGACCCGGAGGCCCTGCGTGGCTTCCTCTCCGCCCTGGGGGACAGCCTGGTGCTGGTGGACGACGACGAGATCATCAAGGTCCACGTGCACACCAACAACCCCGGCCGGGTGCTGGAGGAGGCGCTGACCTACGGCGCCCTCCAGACCGTGAAGATCGAGAACATGCGCAACCAGCACACCGAGATCCTGGAGGAGGGCGGCCACGATGCCGCCGAGGGGGAGCGCAAAATCGCGGCCCCCGAGAAGAAGTACGGCGTGGTGGCCGTGTGCGCCGGCGAGGGACTGGCCGCCGTGTTCCAGGACCTGGGCGTGGACGGCATCATCAGCGGCGGGCAGACCATGAACCCCTCCACCGAGGACATCATGCGGGAGATTGACAAGACCCCCGCCGAGATCGTCTTTGTGCTGCCCAACAACAAGAACATCATCATGGCCGCCGAGCAGTGCGTCCCCCTGGCCGAGGGCAAGCAGGTGGTGGTGCTGCCCACCAAGACCGTGCCCCAGGGCATCTCCGCCCTGCTGGTCATGGACCCCGAGGGGGAGCTGGCGGACAACCAGGAGGCCATGGGCGAGGCCATCGGCCGGGTGTCCACCAGCGAGATCACCTACGCCGCCCGGGACTCCGACTTTGACGGCTTCGCCATCAAGCAGGGGGACTACCTGGCCCTGGCGGAGCACCAGCTCTTCGGCACCGACCAGGACCTGCCCGCCCTGCTGGGGCGGCTGGCCCAGGCTGAGCCCCAGCAGCGGGCCGAGTTCATCACCATCTTCTACGGGGAGGACGTGGCCGAGGCCGAGGCCCAGAAGGCCCTGGAGATCTTCCGTGCCGCCTGCCCCGGCGCCGAGATTACGCTCCTGTCCGGCGGCCAGCCGGTGTACTACTATATGATCTCCGCGGAATAACAACAACGGCGGGATATGCGATGCATATCCCGCCATTTTTTTACTCCCTGACCAGCTGCACCTCGTCGAACATCCGCCCGGCGGTCAGCCAGGCCATGCCGTCCC
It includes:
- a CDS encoding Asp23/Gls24 family envelope stress response protein; translated protein: MKLQTEKGEIRISSEVFTNITGAAATNCYGVKGMALRSKTDGLVHLLRRESMAKGVKVTYNDDATVSIELHIIVDNGVNLMAVSRSIMSEVRYNVSRTTGVEVRNVDVCVDSMVIG